From [Clostridium] symbiosum, a single genomic window includes:
- a CDS encoding YlxM family DNA-binding protein — MISQVIEMEKIVEQGLLYDFYGELLTEHQKSIYEDVVFNDLSLSEIAKEKGISRQGVHDMIKRCDKILNGYEEKLGLVKKFIKTRELVEEINSLTGEFLETEDKELIKRVGQISNDILKLV, encoded by the coding sequence ATGATAAGTCAGGTGATTGAAATGGAAAAAATTGTAGAGCAGGGTCTTTTATATGATTTTTACGGTGAATTGCTTACGGAGCATCAGAAATCGATTTACGAAGATGTTGTGTTCAACGATTTGTCCCTGAGCGAGATTGCAAAAGAAAAAGGCATCAGCCGTCAGGGAGTCCATGATATGATAAAGCGCTGCGACAAAATACTGAACGGTTATGAAGAAAAACTGGGCCTTGTTAAGAAGTTTATTAAGACAAGGGAGCTGGTGGAGGAGATTAACAGCCTTACCGGCGAGTTTCTTGAGACAGAGGACAAGGAACTGATTAAGCGCGTTGGACAGATTTCCAATGATATCCTGAAACTAGTATGA
- the ffh gene encoding signal recognition particle protein, translating into MAFESLADKLQNVFKNLTGKGRLSEADVKAGLKEVKMALLEADVSFKVVKQFINSVQEQAVGTDVLNGLHPGQMVIKIVNDELVKLMGSEMTEIALKPSNEITVIMMAGLQGAGKTTTTAKIAGKLKAKGRNPLLAACDVYRPAAIEQLQKNGEKQGVPVFSMGTGHKPVNIAKAAIEHASKNGQNVVIIDTAGRLHIDEDMMNELVEIKENVDVNQTLLVVDAMTGQDAVNVAGMFNDKIGVDGVILTKMDGDTRGGAALSIKAVTGKPILYVGMGEKLSDLEQFYPDRMASRILGMGDVLSIIDKAAAVMDEEKAKELSKKIKKAEFDYNDFLDQMRQIKQMGGMSSILTMMPGMNQLKGVDLDGNEKAMGRVEAIILSMTDEERKNPDLINPSRKKRIANGAGVDIAEVNRMVKQFGEMKKMMKQLPGMMGGGKRRGGGLGGMLGKMKFPF; encoded by the coding sequence ATGGCTTTTGAAAGCTTGGCAGACAAACTGCAGAACGTTTTTAAAAACCTGACGGGAAAAGGACGCTTATCGGAAGCGGACGTTAAAGCGGGGCTTAAGGAAGTCAAGATGGCTCTCCTCGAGGCCGATGTAAGCTTTAAAGTCGTAAAACAGTTTATCAATTCTGTACAGGAACAGGCGGTGGGCACCGATGTGCTGAACGGCCTACATCCGGGGCAGATGGTAATAAAGATTGTCAACGACGAACTCGTGAAACTGATGGGTTCCGAGATGACGGAGATTGCTTTAAAACCCAGCAATGAGATTACGGTTATCATGATGGCCGGCCTTCAGGGAGCCGGTAAGACGACGACCACGGCCAAGATAGCGGGCAAGCTTAAGGCCAAGGGAAGAAATCCCCTTCTGGCGGCCTGCGACGTATACCGTCCTGCGGCGATTGAACAGCTTCAGAAGAACGGTGAGAAGCAGGGAGTGCCTGTCTTTTCCATGGGTACGGGCCACAAGCCGGTGAACATTGCAAAGGCGGCAATCGAGCATGCGTCAAAGAACGGCCAGAATGTGGTAATCATCGATACCGCCGGACGTCTTCATATCGATGAAGATATGATGAATGAGCTGGTGGAAATCAAGGAGAACGTGGATGTAAACCAGACACTTCTCGTAGTTGATGCCATGACGGGACAGGATGCGGTCAATGTAGCCGGAATGTTTAACGACAAGATCGGCGTCGACGGCGTTATTCTGACCAAGATGGACGGTGACACACGAGGCGGTGCGGCCCTATCCATTAAAGCCGTAACCGGCAAACCGATTCTTTACGTCGGCATGGGAGAAAAGCTTTCCGATTTAGAGCAGTTCTATCCTGACAGGATGGCATCCAGGATACTCGGTATGGGCGATGTGCTGTCGATTATCGACAAGGCCGCAGCCGTGATGGATGAAGAAAAAGCAAAAGAACTCAGCAAAAAGATTAAAAAGGCCGAGTTTGACTATAATGATTTCCTGGATCAGATGCGCCAGATTAAGCAGATGGGCGGCATGTCCAGCATCTTAACGATGATGCCGGGGATGAACCAGTTAAAGGGCGTGGATCTGGACGGCAACGAGAAGGCGATGGGAAGAGTCGAGGCGATTATCCTCTCCATGACGGATGAAGAGAGAAAGAACCCGGATCTCATCAACCCCTCCAGGAAAAAGCGCATTGCGAATGGCGCAGGCGTGGACATTGCCGAGGTAAACCGGATGGTGAAACAGTTCGGCGAGATGAAGAAGATGATGAAACAGCTTCCCGGAATGATGGGAGGCGGCAAACGCCGCGGCGGTGGTCTTGGCGGCATGCTCGGGAAGATGAAATTCCCGTTTTAA
- the rpsP gene encoding 30S ribosomal protein S16, whose product MVKMRLKRMGQKKAPFYRIVVADSRSPRDGRFIEEIGYYDPNTEPSTIKIDEEAAKKWLSTGAQPTETVGKLLKIAGIQ is encoded by the coding sequence ATGGTAAAGATGAGACTGAAAAGAATGGGTCAGAAGAAGGCTCCTTTCTATAGAATTGTTGTTGCAGATTCCAGATCCCCGAGAGACGGAAGATTCATCGAAGAGATTGGTTACTATGATCCGAACACAGAGCCAAGCACAATCAAGATCGATGAGGAAGCAGCTAAAAAGTGGTTATCTACAGGTGCTCAGCCAACCGAAACTGTTGGTAAACTTTTAAAAATCGCCGGCATCCAGTAA
- a CDS encoding KH domain-containing protein: MKELVEVIAKALVENPDEVAVTESEKDDEIVVELKVAASDMGKVIGKQGRIAKAIRSVVKAAASKDDKKVIVEIQ, from the coding sequence ATGAAAGAATTAGTTGAAGTGATCGCAAAAGCACTGGTTGAAAACCCAGACGAAGTTGCAGTTACAGAATCGGAGAAAGATGACGAGATTGTAGTTGAGCTTAAGGTTGCCGCCTCAGACATGGGAAAGGTGATCGGTAAACAGGGACGTATTGCCAAGGCAATCCGCTCTGTTGTAAAAGCAGCAGCTTCCAAAGATGATAAGAAAGTTATTGTAGAAATTCAGTAA